In Pseudofrankia saprophytica, one genomic interval encodes:
- a CDS encoding SDR family NAD(P)-dependent oxidoreductase, protein MTRVAVVTGGGSGLGLAICQHLANAGHRVAVLDLDGAAAKEVAERLRAVGASATAVEVDVADRASVDAAFDRVRAKLGPVGVLVTSAAISGFTPFEEISLELWDRFVAVNLTGTFHCIQSAIPDMAAASWGRIVTISSAAGQTGTARQGHYSATKGGVIALTKTVALEYAAKGITVNTIPPFAVDTPLLRGQQSGRNLPKTEVIARMIPAGRVGTPDDIGATCAFLCSEAAGYITGQVIAANGGAVL, encoded by the coding sequence ATGACACGAGTGGCTGTCGTCACCGGCGGCGGATCGGGGCTTGGCCTGGCGATCTGCCAGCACCTGGCGAATGCCGGGCACCGGGTGGCGGTCCTTGACCTGGACGGCGCCGCTGCCAAGGAGGTGGCGGAACGACTGCGCGCCGTGGGAGCGTCGGCGACCGCGGTCGAGGTCGACGTCGCGGACCGCGCGTCGGTCGACGCGGCGTTCGACCGGGTGCGCGCCAAGCTCGGGCCTGTCGGGGTCCTCGTGACCAGCGCGGCGATCTCCGGGTTCACCCCGTTCGAGGAGATCTCCCTCGAGCTGTGGGACCGGTTCGTGGCGGTGAACCTCACCGGCACCTTCCACTGCATCCAGTCCGCGATCCCGGACATGGCGGCGGCCTCCTGGGGCCGCATCGTGACGATCTCGTCGGCGGCGGGCCAGACGGGCACCGCCCGACAGGGCCACTACTCGGCCACCAAGGGCGGCGTGATCGCCCTCACCAAGACCGTCGCACTTGAGTACGCGGCCAAGGGGATCACAGTGAACACGATTCCGCCGTTCGCCGTGGACACCCCGCTGCTGCGCGGCCAGCAAAGTGGTCGGAATCTGCCGAAGACCGAGGTCATCGCCCGGATGATCCCAGCGGGCCGGGTGGGGACGCCTGACGACATCGGCGCGACGTGCGCCTTCCTGTGCTCGGAGGCCGCTGGCTACATCACCGGCCAGGTCATCGCCGCCAATGGAGGTGCGGTCCTGTGA
- a CDS encoding VOC family protein yields MAVIDGAVFSHVGICVSDYEKSLRFYTEGLGFELAEGWPVGDVFAPLAEVSPPMKARTQISRKGATRLEIIGWTTPAAGGTPLQRRNQNGLTHLSFYVDDLAAVAGHLVSLGATLPEDTRVHIDVPGGAMDMVFLADPDGTRIELVQDTTKPFPPF; encoded by the coding sequence ATGGCCGTGATCGACGGCGCTGTGTTCTCCCACGTCGGCATCTGCGTGTCCGACTACGAGAAGTCACTGCGCTTCTACACCGAAGGGCTCGGATTCGAGCTCGCCGAGGGATGGCCGGTGGGCGACGTATTCGCCCCGCTCGCCGAGGTCAGCCCGCCGATGAAGGCCCGGACCCAGATCAGCCGGAAGGGGGCGACCCGGCTGGAGATCATCGGCTGGACGACCCCGGCCGCGGGTGGAACGCCACTGCAGCGCAGGAACCAGAACGGGCTCACGCACCTCTCGTTCTACGTCGACGACCTGGCGGCCGTCGCGGGGCATCTGGTCTCACTCGGCGCCACGTTGCCGGAGGACACCCGGGTCCACATCGACGTGCCCGGCGGGGCGATGGACATGGTGTTTCTCGCCGACCCCGACGGCACCCGCATCGAACTGGTCCAGGACACCACCAAACCGTTCCCACCGTTCTAA
- a CDS encoding CaiB/BaiF CoA transferase family protein, with translation MTAVMQGVRVLEVAEHTFVPAASALLADWGADVVKIEHVERGDAMRALGSTGVATISSDVHVLLEHSNRGKRSLGLDLTSQEGLDVLYRLAAQSDVFLTNKLPGVRAKLKIDLEDIRAANPNIIYVRGTGQGERGPDADKGSYDSLAFWSRAGLAVGVMQPEYGHVPVPPGPAFGDSLGAMTIAGGIMGALYHRERTGEATVVDVSLLGTGMWAMGAAIALSMQLNMPWKPPPVAATRANPLVMNYRTKDGTWLALCCLQATRYWPPLCDVIGRPELAADPRFADHESLAANSGAAIDILTEAFASRTLDEWRVALADFAGQWTVVQDTLQAVDDPQTVANGYIQECHTAAGAPFRLVAAPVHFDEQPTPAKRAPQFNEHGDDLLAALGLDWDTVIDLKVRGVVA, from the coding sequence ATGACCGCGGTGATGCAGGGCGTCCGCGTCCTGGAGGTAGCCGAGCACACGTTCGTCCCGGCGGCGTCCGCGCTGCTGGCCGACTGGGGCGCGGACGTCGTCAAGATCGAGCACGTCGAGCGGGGTGACGCGATGCGCGCCCTCGGGTCCACCGGCGTCGCGACCATCTCCTCCGACGTCCATGTGCTGCTCGAGCACTCGAACCGGGGCAAGCGCAGCCTGGGTCTCGACCTCACCTCCCAGGAGGGCCTGGATGTCCTCTACCGGCTGGCGGCGCAGTCGGATGTGTTCCTGACCAACAAGCTGCCGGGCGTCCGAGCCAAGCTGAAGATCGACCTTGAGGACATCCGCGCGGCCAACCCGAACATCATCTACGTCCGTGGGACCGGTCAGGGCGAGCGCGGACCGGACGCGGACAAGGGCTCGTACGACTCGCTGGCTTTCTGGTCCCGCGCCGGCCTCGCCGTCGGCGTCATGCAGCCGGAGTACGGCCACGTTCCGGTGCCACCGGGACCGGCGTTCGGGGACTCGCTCGGCGCGATGACCATCGCCGGCGGCATCATGGGCGCGCTGTACCACCGGGAACGCACCGGTGAGGCCACCGTCGTCGACGTCTCCCTGCTGGGCACCGGGATGTGGGCCATGGGCGCCGCGATCGCGCTGTCCATGCAACTGAACATGCCGTGGAAGCCGCCACCGGTCGCGGCCACCCGCGCCAACCCGCTGGTGATGAACTACCGGACCAAGGACGGCACCTGGCTGGCCTTGTGCTGCCTGCAGGCGACCAGGTACTGGCCGCCGCTGTGCGACGTCATCGGCCGACCGGAACTCGCGGCGGACCCCCGGTTCGCCGACCACGAGTCCCTGGCGGCCAACAGCGGCGCGGCGATCGACATCCTCACCGAGGCGTTCGCCAGCCGCACGCTAGACGAGTGGCGGGTCGCACTCGCCGACTTCGCGGGCCAGTGGACGGTCGTCCAGGACACCCTGCAGGCGGTCGACGACCCACAGACCGTCGCCAACGGCTACATCCAGGAGTGCCACACGGCGGCCGGCGCGCCGTTCCGGCTCGTCGCCGCGCCCGTCCACTTCGACGAACAGCCCACACCCGCGAAGCGGGCACCCCAGTTCAACGAGCACGGCGACGACCTCCTCGCCGCGCTCGGCCTCGACTGGGACACCGTCATCGACCTGAAGGTCCGCGGAGTCGTCGCCTGA
- a CDS encoding cytochrome P450: MGAGDLYYDPYDVEIDADPYPVYRRLRDEAPLYHNERLGFWGLSRYEDVVAALKDLKRLTSTKGDILEVVMAAPVMPPGIFINEDPPLHTIHRALVSRMFTPKKIKALEEKIRAFCAACLDPLVGGDRFDFVLDLGAELPMRTIGMLFGIPDSEQPSLRSTAQRALRNQPGKPLPVTKEKYFDGGNYGEYVKWRVDNPSDDIITELLTLEFTDLSGTVRTLTRKEVQIFVGVIAGAGVETTGRLFGWIGKVLAEHPDQRAELVADPTLIPRAVEELLRYEPPGPHVARYVTEDAEFHGQTVPAGSALLLMLSSANHDERQFPDSERFDIHRDFGQHVTFGHGAHFCLGSGLARLEGRIALEEVLKRWPDWEVDLSAARRAPTSTVRGWDSMPALIGRSV; this comes from the coding sequence GTGGGCGCAGGCGACCTCTACTACGACCCGTACGACGTCGAGATCGACGCGGATCCGTACCCCGTCTACCGGCGGCTGCGCGACGAGGCGCCGCTGTACCACAACGAGCGCCTCGGCTTCTGGGGCCTCAGCCGCTACGAGGACGTCGTCGCGGCCCTCAAAGACCTCAAACGCCTGACCTCGACGAAGGGCGACATCCTCGAGGTCGTCATGGCCGCGCCCGTCATGCCGCCGGGAATCTTCATCAACGAGGACCCGCCGCTGCACACGATCCACCGCGCCCTGGTCTCCCGGATGTTCACGCCGAAGAAGATCAAGGCGCTGGAGGAGAAGATCCGGGCTTTCTGCGCGGCCTGCCTGGACCCGTTGGTGGGTGGGGACAGGTTCGACTTCGTGCTCGACCTCGGTGCCGAGCTGCCGATGCGCACGATCGGAATGCTGTTCGGCATTCCCGACTCGGAGCAGCCGTCGCTACGGTCGACCGCCCAGCGGGCCCTGCGCAACCAGCCGGGCAAGCCGCTGCCGGTCACCAAGGAGAAGTACTTCGACGGCGGGAACTACGGCGAGTACGTGAAGTGGCGGGTCGACAACCCGTCGGACGACATCATCACGGAGCTGCTCACGCTGGAGTTCACCGACCTGTCGGGGACGGTGCGCACGCTGACCCGGAAGGAGGTTCAGATCTTCGTCGGCGTCATCGCGGGGGCTGGCGTCGAGACGACCGGCCGCCTGTTCGGCTGGATAGGCAAGGTGCTGGCCGAGCATCCCGACCAGCGCGCCGAACTGGTCGCCGACCCGACGCTCATCCCGCGCGCGGTCGAGGAGCTGCTGCGCTACGAGCCGCCCGGTCCGCATGTGGCCCGCTACGTCACCGAGGACGCCGAATTCCACGGGCAGACGGTCCCGGCAGGCAGCGCGCTGCTGCTCATGCTCTCGTCGGCCAACCACGACGAGCGGCAGTTCCCCGACTCCGAGCGGTTCGACATCCATCGCGACTTCGGTCAGCACGTGACGTTCGGCCACGGCGCGCATTTCTGCCTCGGTTCGGGGCTGGCTCGCTTGGAGGGGCGCATCGCCCTCGAGGAGGTCCTCAAGCGGTGGCCTGACTGGGAGGTCGACCTGTCCGCCGCCCGCCGCGCGCCCACCTCGACGGTCCGGGGCTGGGACTCCATGCCCGCCCTCATCGGCAGATCAGTGTGA
- a CDS encoding acyl-CoA dehydrogenase family protein, which translates to MLLERSSEQEVLRDTTARFLASEVPVDKIRCLRDDDAGFDLDLWRRGAELGWTSLLAPEASGGGAVSESGLADLSLLAHEFGAHAAPGPLAVTNVVAAALGAAGDDTHAPVLESLLAGDALASWCFAEPPPADGLGQVDLRCATDGGDVVLTGVKRPVESAAQAGHLLVTGRTGDGLTQVLVPADAAGLSIEPMRSLDLTRRFATVRFDKVRVPAGAVVGELGGAAEQVEHQLRLAAVLAGADTVGAMQAAFDLTLRWTFDRYSFGRPLASYQEIKHRVADLLSWLEAAHAINDAAVVAVASGSSDAARLVSAAKAFTGEYGSELAQDCVQLHGGIGLTFEHDLHLYLRRIALNRTLFGTPVEHRRRLADLVEKERS; encoded by the coding sequence ATGCTGCTGGAGCGCAGCTCCGAGCAGGAGGTCCTTCGTGACACCACCGCTCGGTTCCTCGCGAGCGAGGTTCCTGTCGACAAGATTCGCTGTCTCCGGGACGACGACGCCGGGTTCGACCTGGATTTGTGGCGTCGCGGCGCCGAGCTCGGCTGGACATCGCTGCTCGCGCCGGAGGCGTCCGGAGGCGGTGCCGTGAGCGAGTCCGGGCTGGCGGACCTGTCGCTGCTCGCCCATGAGTTCGGCGCGCACGCGGCACCCGGGCCACTCGCGGTCACCAACGTCGTCGCCGCCGCGCTCGGCGCCGCCGGCGACGACACCCATGCGCCGGTGCTGGAGTCCCTGCTCGCCGGCGACGCTCTCGCCTCCTGGTGCTTCGCGGAGCCGCCCCCGGCCGACGGCCTGGGCCAGGTCGACCTGCGCTGCGCGACCGACGGCGGCGACGTCGTGCTGACCGGTGTCAAACGCCCGGTGGAGTCCGCCGCCCAGGCAGGCCATCTGCTAGTCACCGGGCGAACCGGGGATGGGCTGACACAGGTCCTAGTCCCCGCCGACGCCGCCGGCCTGTCAATCGAGCCCATGCGGAGTCTCGACCTGACCCGCCGGTTCGCCACGGTCCGCTTCGACAAGGTCAGGGTCCCGGCCGGCGCCGTCGTGGGGGAGCTGGGCGGTGCCGCCGAGCAGGTGGAGCATCAGCTGCGTCTCGCAGCGGTCCTGGCGGGCGCGGACACGGTGGGCGCGATGCAGGCCGCGTTCGACCTCACGCTGCGCTGGACGTTCGACCGCTACTCCTTCGGCCGGCCGCTTGCCTCCTACCAGGAGATCAAGCACCGGGTCGCGGACCTGTTGTCGTGGCTGGAGGCCGCACACGCGATCAACGACGCGGCCGTCGTCGCCGTCGCCTCGGGCTCGTCCGACGCGGCGAGGCTGGTGAGCGCCGCGAAGGCCTTCACCGGTGAGTACGGCTCCGAGCTGGCTCAGGACTGCGTGCAGCTGCACGGCGGGATCGGCCTGACCTTCGAGCACGACCTGCACCTCTACCTGCGCCGGATCGCGCTGAACCGGACGCTGTTCGGCACGCCGGTCGAGCACCGCCGCCGCCTCGCGGACCTCGTCGAGAAGGAGCGTTCATGA
- a CDS encoding SDR family NAD(P)-dependent oxidoreductase, translating to MNDRFSLAGKVAVVTGGGTGIGRGSALALAEHGADVVLSARRLEPLESTAKEIEALGRRAIALPADVTSAEECQRIVDATVAEFGRLDILVNCAGGAETKSIRKWTEDEWHQVLALNLGSVWFLSRAASVPMLAAGRGAIVNISSGASLLGMPQAAPYGAAKAGVNNLTASMAAAWTRKGIRVNCIAVGAVRAATLTDDAARYGLDPEAIGLMNGSGRLGEPEEIGSAVLFFASDAASFCSGQTLYVHGGPGPAGI from the coding sequence GTGAACGACAGGTTCTCGCTGGCGGGAAAGGTCGCCGTCGTGACCGGCGGCGGCACCGGGATCGGCCGCGGCTCGGCGCTGGCGCTGGCCGAGCACGGCGCGGACGTCGTGCTGTCCGCCCGCCGCCTGGAACCGTTGGAGTCGACCGCGAAGGAGATCGAAGCACTGGGCCGGCGCGCCATCGCCCTGCCGGCCGACGTGACGAGCGCCGAGGAGTGCCAGCGGATCGTCGACGCCACCGTCGCCGAGTTCGGCCGGCTCGACATCCTCGTCAACTGCGCCGGCGGCGCGGAGACCAAATCGATCAGAAAGTGGACCGAGGACGAGTGGCACCAAGTCCTGGCGCTCAACCTCGGCTCCGTCTGGTTCCTGTCCCGCGCCGCGTCCGTCCCGATGCTCGCGGCCGGTAGGGGCGCGATCGTGAACATCTCCTCAGGTGCGAGCCTGCTCGGCATGCCGCAGGCCGCGCCCTACGGCGCGGCCAAGGCCGGGGTGAACAACCTGACGGCCTCGATGGCCGCCGCCTGGACCCGCAAGGGCATCCGCGTCAACTGCATCGCCGTCGGAGCGGTCCGGGCCGCGACACTGACCGACGACGCGGCCCGCTACGGGCTGGACCCGGAGGCGATCGGCCTGATGAACGGCTCCGGCCGGCTCGGTGAACCCGAGGAGATCGGCAGCGCCGTGCTGTTCTTCGCCTCCGACGCCGCCAGCTTCTGCTCCGGCCAGACCCTCTACGTCCACGGCGGCCCCGGACCCGCAGGCATCTGA
- a CDS encoding SDR family NAD(P)-dependent oxidoreductase: MGKLSGKVAIVTGAGSGIGRSAAFLFAREGARVVCADVSGREALTAKAMGEAAVAAHVDVTSAAEVEAMVKIAVERFGRLDVIFNNAGVSSPVLPLAETTDDYFDAIMAVNVKGVYLGMKKAIPAMLATGGGSIINTASASGLVGWKGLSLYSASKGAVVQMTKSAALDYAKKGIRINALCPGLTWTGQAGATDDSAPPADLVPPAPVGRWGMPDELAAAALFLASDESSFVTGTAMAVDGGYTAR, from the coding sequence ATGGGCAAGTTATCCGGCAAAGTCGCCATCGTCACCGGCGCCGGTTCCGGTATCGGCCGATCGGCGGCATTCCTCTTCGCGCGGGAAGGCGCGCGCGTCGTGTGCGCGGACGTGAGCGGGCGGGAGGCGCTGACGGCCAAGGCGATGGGCGAGGCGGCCGTCGCGGCCCATGTCGACGTGACGTCCGCCGCCGAGGTGGAGGCCATGGTGAAGATTGCGGTGGAACGCTTCGGCCGGCTCGACGTCATCTTCAACAACGCGGGAGTATCGAGCCCGGTCCTCCCACTGGCCGAGACGACCGACGACTATTTCGACGCCATCATGGCCGTGAACGTCAAGGGTGTATATCTCGGAATGAAGAAGGCTATCCCGGCCATGTTGGCGACGGGTGGCGGTTCGATCATAAATACGGCGTCGGCGAGCGGCCTCGTCGGGTGGAAAGGCCTTTCTCTGTATTCCGCGTCGAAGGGCGCCGTCGTGCAGATGACGAAGTCCGCAGCCCTCGACTACGCCAAGAAGGGTATCCGGATCAACGCGCTCTGCCCCGGGCTTACCTGGACGGGCCAGGCAGGAGCGACGGACGACTCGGCCCCGCCCGCGGATCTGGTGCCACCAGCCCCGGTCGGCCGGTGGGGAATGCCGGACGAGCTGGCCGCCGCGGCACTCTTCCTGGCCAGCGACGAGTCCTCCTTCGTCACCGGCACGGCCATGGCCGTCGACGGCGGTTACACGGCTCGTTGA
- a CDS encoding cytochrome P450: MTDALYFDPYDQEIAKDPYPVYQRLRDEAPLYYNERHDFYALSRFDDVEAAVRDHRRLISGKGNILEVIKADPTMPHGVFINEDPPLHTVHRALVSRAFTPRKMKALENRVRAFCQACLDPLVGGDRFDFFLDLGAQLPMRVIGMLVGIPDSDQPVVRDKAHRSLRNTPGEPLAVRKDRYFSGGGFAEYVSWREKNPSDDLITELLQVEFENVDGRVRRLHRDELQIFLAVISAAGVDTTGRLFGWMGKVLGEHPGARRELVADRSLIPNAIEELLRFETSSPNVARYVTEDLTFHGRKVPAGSRLLLMLSAANRDERHFDDPGRYDIHRAIDKHLAFSQGAHYCLGAALARLEARIALDEVLNRWPDWEIDLDSAVRSPASTVRGWDSMPAVVG, from the coding sequence ATGACCGACGCGCTGTACTTCGACCCGTACGACCAGGAGATCGCGAAGGATCCCTATCCCGTCTACCAGCGGCTTCGGGACGAGGCACCGCTGTACTACAACGAGCGCCACGACTTTTACGCGCTGAGCCGGTTCGACGACGTCGAGGCCGCGGTGCGCGACCACCGGCGGCTCATCTCGGGCAAGGGCAACATCCTCGAGGTCATCAAGGCGGACCCGACAATGCCGCACGGCGTGTTCATCAATGAGGATCCGCCCCTGCACACCGTGCACCGCGCGCTGGTCTCCCGGGCATTCACCCCGCGGAAGATGAAGGCGCTCGAAAACCGGGTGCGCGCCTTCTGCCAGGCCTGCCTGGACCCGTTGGTCGGCGGCGACCGGTTCGACTTCTTCCTCGACCTCGGCGCCCAACTGCCAATGCGGGTCATCGGCATGCTGGTCGGCATTCCCGACTCCGACCAGCCGGTCGTGCGGGACAAGGCCCACCGCTCGCTGCGCAACACCCCCGGCGAGCCGCTGGCCGTGCGGAAGGACCGGTACTTCTCCGGCGGCGGCTTCGCGGAGTATGTGTCGTGGCGGGAGAAGAACCCGTCGGACGACCTGATCACCGAGCTGCTCCAGGTCGAGTTCGAGAACGTCGACGGCCGGGTCCGCCGCCTGCACCGCGACGAGCTGCAGATCTTCCTCGCGGTCATCTCCGCAGCCGGCGTGGACACGACCGGACGTCTGTTCGGCTGGATGGGGAAGGTCCTCGGCGAGCATCCCGGCGCGCGCCGCGAGCTCGTCGCCGACCGTTCCCTCATTCCGAACGCGATCGAGGAGCTCCTGCGTTTCGAGACCTCCTCGCCGAACGTCGCGCGCTACGTCACCGAGGACCTCACCTTCCATGGCCGGAAGGTTCCCGCCGGCAGCCGGCTGCTGCTCATGCTGTCCGCCGCGAACCGCGACGAGCGGCACTTCGACGATCCCGGTCGCTACGACATCCACCGTGCCATCGACAAGCACCTCGCCTTCAGCCAGGGCGCGCACTACTGCCTCGGCGCGGCACTCGCCCGGCTCGAGGCCCGTATCGCGCTCGACGAGGTGCTCAACCGCTGGCCCGACTGGGAGATCGATCTCGACAGCGCCGTCCGGTCCCCGGCATCGACCGTACGCGGCTGGGACAGCATGCCGGCCGTCGTCGGCTGA
- a CDS encoding TIGR03621 family F420-dependent LLM class oxidoreductase, producing the protein MTTRPFRFAVQGTRATSAREWYDLARKIEDLGYSTLFVADHYVGPGPAARACSLPPQHLAPIAAMAGAAAVTSTLRIGCRVFCIDYHVPAALVKEAATIDLLSEGRLEMGIGAGLQENEYKALGLPFAPGRTRVDKLEEVIALLKAHWSGEPIDLHGEHVNVSGYRGLPLPAQKPRPPLMIGGNRKRMLSLAAREAEIVSISNVPFDPVNAAGLTPKQEAAHRYGLVRAAAGGRLPDLEIEGSPYFTILTDNPAAAYKDIAGWISVDADVLPDHPNVLVGTLDEMEQRLRDNRENFGTSYVTVPQNAMDTFAPLVGRLQGK; encoded by the coding sequence ATGACCACAAGACCGTTTCGTTTCGCCGTCCAGGGGACGCGGGCGACGTCCGCGCGCGAGTGGTACGACCTCGCCCGCAAGATCGAGGACCTCGGATACTCGACGCTGTTCGTCGCCGACCACTACGTCGGGCCCGGCCCGGCGGCCCGAGCGTGCAGCCTGCCACCTCAGCACCTCGCGCCGATCGCGGCGATGGCGGGGGCCGCGGCGGTCACGTCGACCTTGCGGATCGGGTGCCGGGTGTTCTGCATCGACTACCACGTGCCCGCGGCCCTGGTGAAGGAGGCCGCGACCATCGACCTGCTCTCCGAGGGCCGGCTCGAGATGGGCATCGGCGCCGGTCTGCAGGAGAACGAGTACAAGGCTCTCGGCCTCCCCTTCGCACCCGGCAGGACGCGGGTCGACAAGCTGGAGGAGGTGATCGCACTGCTGAAGGCCCACTGGTCGGGCGAGCCGATCGACCTGCACGGCGAGCACGTGAACGTCAGCGGCTACCGAGGGCTGCCGCTGCCCGCGCAGAAGCCGCGACCGCCGCTGATGATCGGCGGGAACCGGAAGCGGATGCTCTCGCTGGCGGCCAGGGAGGCCGAGATCGTCAGCATCTCGAACGTGCCGTTCGACCCAGTCAACGCGGCCGGGCTCACCCCCAAGCAGGAGGCCGCCCACCGGTACGGGCTCGTGCGGGCGGCGGCGGGCGGGCGGCTGCCCGATCTGGAGATCGAGGGCTCGCCCTACTTCACGATTCTCACTGACAACCCGGCGGCGGCCTACAAGGACATCGCCGGCTGGATCTCCGTTGACGCGGACGTCCTGCCCGACCATCCCAACGTGCTGGTGGGAACGCTCGACGAGATGGAACAGCGGCTGCGGGACAACCGCGAGAACTTCGGCACCAGCTACGTCACGGTGCCCCAAAACGCGATGGACACCTTCGCGCCTCTCGTCGGCCGGTTACAGGGCAAGTGA
- a CDS encoding amidohydrolase family protein encodes MNKDDLILISVDDHVIEPPDMFTGRLPAKYTDDAPRIVRLEGGADMWKFRDTMIPNVALNAVAGRPKSEYGLEPQGLDEIRPGCYDAAERVKDMNAGGILASMNFPSFPGFAARLFATDDPQFSLALVQAYNDWHIDEWCGAHPGRFIPMAIPAIWDPELCAAEVRRVAAKGCHSLTFTENPATLGYPSFHDPYWNPLWRACCDTGTVLSIHIGSSGKLAVPAPDSPPDVLITLQPMNIVSAAADLLWSRVLKDFPDIRIALSEGGTGWIPYFLQRVDRTFDMHATWTLQDFGGKLPSEIFRQHFLTCFISDPAGVQMRDQIGIDNIAWECDYPHSDSMWPGAPEELHATMETFGVPDHEINKMTHENAMRWYSFDPFAHIPREQATVGALRAHADGHDVSIRALSHHQIDPAERLAAYTAQRDSMAAGR; translated from the coding sequence ATGAACAAGGACGACCTGATTCTGATCAGCGTCGACGACCACGTCATCGAGCCCCCGGACATGTTCACGGGCCGGCTCCCGGCGAAGTACACCGACGACGCCCCGCGGATCGTGCGCCTGGAGGGCGGCGCAGACATGTGGAAGTTCCGCGACACCATGATCCCCAACGTCGCGCTCAACGCGGTCGCCGGCCGGCCGAAGTCCGAATACGGACTCGAACCGCAGGGGCTCGACGAGATCCGCCCCGGCTGTTACGACGCCGCCGAACGGGTCAAGGACATGAACGCCGGCGGGATCCTCGCCTCGATGAACTTCCCGTCGTTCCCCGGCTTCGCCGCCCGCCTGTTCGCGACCGACGACCCGCAGTTCTCCCTCGCCCTCGTCCAGGCCTACAACGACTGGCACATCGACGAATGGTGCGGCGCCCACCCCGGCCGGTTCATCCCCATGGCGATCCCGGCCATCTGGGACCCGGAGCTCTGCGCCGCCGAGGTCCGCCGGGTCGCCGCCAAGGGCTGCCACTCGCTCACCTTCACCGAGAACCCGGCGACGCTCGGCTACCCCAGCTTCCACGACCCCTACTGGAACCCGCTGTGGCGGGCCTGCTGCGACACCGGCACCGTCCTGTCGATCCACATCGGCTCCTCCGGCAAACTCGCCGTGCCCGCGCCCGACTCGCCGCCGGACGTCCTGATCACCCTGCAGCCGATGAACATCGTCTCCGCCGCGGCCGACCTTCTCTGGTCCCGGGTGCTCAAGGACTTCCCGGACATCCGGATCGCCCTGTCCGAGGGCGGAACCGGCTGGATTCCCTACTTCCTGCAGCGCGTCGACCGGACCTTCGACATGCACGCCACCTGGACGCTGCAGGACTTCGGCGGCAAGCTCCCCTCGGAGATCTTCCGGCAGCACTTCCTGACGTGCTTCATCTCCGACCCCGCCGGCGTCCAGATGCGCGACCAGATCGGCATCGACAACATCGCCTGGGAGTGCGACTACCCCCACAGCGACTCCATGTGGCCCGGCGCCCCCGAGGAACTCCACGCCACGATGGAGACGTTCGGCGTACCCGATCACGAGATCAACAAGATGACCCACGAGAACGCCATGCGCTGGTACTCGTTCGACCCGTTCGCCCACATCCCACGCGAACAGGCCACCGTCGGCGCGCTCCGCGCGCACGCCGACGGCCACGACGTCTCCATCCGCGCCCTCAGCCACCATCAGATCGACCCGGCCGAACGCCTCGCCGCCTACACGGCCCAGCGGGACTCGATGGCCGCTGGACGCTGA